A window of the Cystobacter fuscus genome harbors these coding sequences:
- a CDS encoding sensor histidine kinase: MLSPGLQYEEKRLEALDRHAILDTPPEREYDDVVQLAASLCGVPMALVSLVDRERQWFKANVGLPGVSETERCVSFCTFAIEREEFFVVEDAREDARFATNPLVTGAPFLRFYAGAPLQSEDGFLLGTLCVLDSVPRKLTETQRRDLLALKRQVELLLRLRLKVKQTEARNQQLLESSGDAVLLLDEGGDVLELNPVAARLLGGEAGRFLGVPFETVVAPDERETVLRAFREVRAHGSARVENLGLRVHRGERVVMDVVVSLQEVGAARRLLLVGHDLTERRRLERQSLQNDRLASMGALAAGIAHEINNPLAFVLSNLNFLHSWREDLERRLAELPGVPEQLQSVLGEAGEVLAESIEGCQRIRNIVRDMRFFSHSSDEALAPVDVNASLDFALRMASPELKITARLEKSLDEELPPVLASGGRLSQVFLNLIINAIHAMQPGGPRQHTLCVRTVREGERVRVDISDTGHGIAPEVLPRIFDPFFTTRPAGSGTGLGLSVSHALVEKMGGELRVHSELGRGTTFSLLLPHHARLAEPRPALAS; encoded by the coding sequence ATGCTTTCCCCCGGTCTTCAGTACGAAGAGAAGCGCCTCGAGGCGCTCGATCGCCACGCCATCCTGGATACGCCCCCCGAGCGCGAGTACGACGATGTCGTCCAGCTCGCGGCGAGCCTGTGTGGTGTGCCCATGGCGCTGGTGAGCCTGGTGGACCGGGAGCGGCAGTGGTTCAAGGCGAACGTGGGGCTGCCCGGGGTGTCGGAGACGGAGCGCTGTGTCTCCTTCTGCACCTTCGCCATCGAGCGTGAGGAGTTCTTCGTCGTCGAGGACGCCCGCGAGGACGCGCGCTTCGCCACCAACCCGCTCGTGACGGGGGCGCCCTTCCTGCGCTTCTACGCCGGGGCTCCCCTCCAGTCCGAGGACGGGTTCCTCCTGGGCACTCTGTGTGTCCTGGACTCCGTGCCCCGGAAGCTGACCGAGACGCAGCGGAGGGATCTGCTCGCGCTCAAGCGACAGGTGGAGCTGCTCTTGCGCCTGCGCCTGAAGGTGAAGCAGACCGAGGCGCGCAACCAGCAGCTCCTCGAGTCCTCGGGGGATGCGGTGTTGCTGCTCGACGAGGGGGGAGACGTGTTGGAGCTCAACCCGGTGGCGGCGCGGCTGCTGGGCGGCGAGGCGGGCCGGTTCCTGGGCGTGCCCTTCGAGACGGTCGTCGCGCCGGACGAGCGCGAGACGGTGCTCCGGGCGTTCCGGGAGGTGCGTGCGCACGGCTCGGCGCGCGTGGAGAACCTGGGGCTGCGCGTGCATCGCGGGGAGCGCGTGGTGATGGACGTGGTCGTGTCACTCCAGGAGGTGGGCGCGGCGCGGAGGCTGCTGCTCGTGGGGCATGATCTCACCGAGCGGCGGCGCCTGGAGCGGCAGAGCCTGCAGAATGATCGGCTCGCGTCCATGGGGGCCCTGGCCGCGGGCATCGCCCACGAAATCAACAACCCCCTGGCCTTCGTGCTCTCCAATCTGAACTTCCTGCACAGCTGGCGCGAGGATCTGGAGCGGCGGCTGGCGGAGCTGCCCGGCGTTCCGGAGCAGTTGCAGTCGGTGCTCGGCGAGGCCGGAGAGGTGCTGGCCGAGTCCATCGAGGGTTGTCAGCGCATCCGGAACATCGTGCGCGACATGCGCTTCTTCTCCCATTCCTCCGACGAGGCGCTCGCGCCCGTGGACGTCAACGCGAGCCTCGACTTCGCGCTGCGCATGGCCTCGCCCGAGCTCAAGATCACGGCCCGGCTGGAGAAGAGCCTCGACGAGGAGCTGCCGCCGGTGCTCGCCAGCGGAGGACGGTTGAGCCAGGTGTTCCTCAACCTGATCATCAACGCGATCCACGCGATGCAGCCCGGCGGTCCGCGGCAACACACGCTGTGCGTGCGCACCGTGCGCGAGGGCGAGCGTGTGCGCGTCGATATCTCGGACACCGGACACGGCATCGCGCCGGAGGTGCTGCCGCGCATCTTCGATCCGTTCTTCACCACCAGGCCGGCGGGCTCGGGCACGGGGCTGGGGCTGTCCGTGAGCCACGCGCTCGTGGAGAAGATGGGCGGCGAGCTGCGGGTGCACAGCGAGCTGGGCCGGGGCACCACCTTCTCCCTGCTGCTTCCCCATCACGCGCGCCTCGCCGAGCCTCGTCCGGCCCTGGCCTCGTGA
- a CDS encoding tetratricopeptide repeat protein, whose product MRRLRLPGALLALLLMGAGCAASRAARPVSEQDREGYEARLRKAQALQRGAHQDASREELESLAREVGERLGKHPRDVGLHAVLARTALALRQPDRARVETERVLALAPDQAEAHYLQAFLLGGARQPAAALAEARSATRLDPHQGRYWQLLGTLHLQLEQPTEARAALSRALEVEPHDAQGHFLLALLSLDEGKPDEALTALERARELEPDFVLAHTQAGQLLQQRGESTAALACFQKAATLEPRNWRTRESLVQVHQALGNTARRDAEREALLELRQEGLVDQDYFIRERWREGEHTVVVVEDFELKGDWAKRYEFQVYAPGGKQPVRVISLGSYAFTNAFAHEQDPSLPRLFHLDAYAPDDTHETYGLFQGEPSYDDTRAKVLAILRGELEPTSSTKPGAG is encoded by the coding sequence ATGCGACGACTCCGACTTCCGGGCGCCCTGCTCGCCCTGCTGCTCATGGGGGCCGGCTGTGCCGCGAGCCGCGCCGCTCGCCCCGTCTCCGAGCAGGACCGGGAGGGCTACGAGGCGCGCCTGAGAAAGGCCCAGGCCCTCCAGCGTGGAGCCCACCAGGACGCCTCGCGCGAGGAGCTGGAGTCGCTCGCGCGGGAAGTCGGAGAGCGGCTCGGGAAACATCCGCGGGACGTGGGGCTGCACGCGGTGCTCGCGCGCACCGCCCTCGCCCTGCGCCAGCCCGACAGGGCCCGCGTGGAGACCGAGCGGGTGCTCGCGCTCGCGCCGGATCAAGCCGAGGCCCACTACCTCCAGGCCTTCCTCCTGGGTGGGGCCCGCCAGCCCGCCGCCGCCCTCGCCGAGGCCCGGAGCGCCACGCGGCTCGATCCCCACCAGGGCCGCTACTGGCAACTGCTCGGCACGCTCCACTTGCAGTTGGAGCAGCCCACCGAGGCGCGCGCCGCCCTCTCCCGGGCGCTCGAAGTGGAGCCACACGACGCCCAGGGCCATTTCCTGCTCGCCCTGCTGTCACTCGACGAGGGCAAGCCCGACGAGGCGCTCACCGCCCTCGAGCGGGCGCGTGAGCTCGAGCCGGACTTCGTCCTGGCCCATACCCAGGCCGGACAGCTCCTCCAGCAACGGGGCGAGTCCACCGCCGCCCTGGCGTGCTTCCAGAAGGCCGCCACGCTGGAGCCCCGGAACTGGAGGACGCGGGAGTCGCTGGTGCAGGTGCACCAGGCGCTCGGGAACACGGCGCGACGGGACGCCGAGCGCGAGGCCCTGCTCGAGCTGCGCCAGGAGGGGCTCGTGGATCAGGACTACTTCATCCGGGAGCGCTGGCGCGAGGGGGAGCACACCGTGGTGGTGGTGGAGGACTTCGAGCTGAAGGGGGACTGGGCGAAGCGCTACGAGTTCCAGGTGTACGCACCAGGAGGCAAGCAGCCCGTGCGCGTCATCTCCCTGGGCTCCTACGCCTTCACCAACGCCTTCGCCCACGAGCAGGACCCCTCGCTCCCGCGCCTGTTCCACCTGGACGCCTACGCCCCGGACGACACCCACGAGACGTATGGCCTCTTCCAGGGCGAGCCCTCCTACGACGACACCCGGGCGAAGGTGCTGGCCATCCTGCGCGGTGAGCTCGAGCCCACGTCCTCGACGAAGCCCGGCGCGGGGTGA